One genomic window of Gavia stellata isolate bGavSte3 chromosome 7, bGavSte3.hap2, whole genome shotgun sequence includes the following:
- the LOC104256463 gene encoding LOW QUALITY PROTEIN: UPF0688 protein C1orf174 (The sequence of the model RefSeq protein was modified relative to this genomic sequence to represent the inferred CDS: inserted 1 base in 1 codon; deleted 2 bases in 1 codon): MAAGRAGAARRPVARLSQDGSAAAAASRALREGVSGGRAPGSRLRTDRGGSAAGGPQTLSLCSPHKAAARPSKRLKCEKNSRVKSGLEGLTCGSXNLAASGETPKTSEEGRHSTDPGDYNITQEKKGESVPETKEDKQEKEHDVSFKPRAEKSSSAPSKMDSGENLHNHVCNEEESSSEVYFDGSSLEDADLPKKPTQLDGRAFLDEDSNQPVHRFFGDVKFIQDLPAVALPSTTMSRREFRKQHFIAKEDEEEEEDAA, encoded by the exons atggcggcgggcagggccggggccgcaCGGAGACCCGTGGCCCGTCTCTCCCAGGATGGCAGCGCAGCGGCGGCGGCCTCCCGGGCGCTGCGTGAAGGGGTCTCCGGAGGGCGGGCGCCCGGCAGCCGCCTCCGCACAGACCGCGGGGGAAGCGCCGCCGGCGGCCCCCAGACGCTGAGCCTGTGTTCTCCACACAAAGCAGCTGCCAGGCCCTCCAAGAGgctaaaatgtgaaaaaaacagTCGAGTAAAATCAGGACTAGAAGGACTTACATGTGGAA GAAACCTTGCTGCATCAGGGGAAACACCTAAAACATCCGAAGAAGGTCGACATTCAACAGATCCAGGAGACTACAATATAACTCAAGAGAAAAAAGGTGAAAGCGTTCCAGAGACTAAGGAAgacaaacaggaaaaggaacatGATGTTTCTTTCAAGCCACGTGCAGAGAAATCAAGCAGTGCTCCATCAAAAATGGACAGTGGTGAAAATCTGCACAATCATGTCTGCAATgaagaggagagcagctctgaagTGTACTTT GATGGGTCTAGCTTGGAGGATGCAGACCTCCCGAAGAAGCCGACACAACTAGACGGTCGTGCTTTCTTGGATGAAGACAGCAACCAGCCAGTGCACCGGTTCTTTGGAGATGTCAAGTTCATACAGGATCTCCCAGCAGTTGCACTCCCAAGCACAACGATGAGCAGGCGAGAATTCAGAAAGCAACATTTCATTGcaaaggaagatgaggaggaggaagaggatgctGCCTAA